A window of the Leucothrix mucor DSM 2157 genome harbors these coding sequences:
- a CDS encoding AAA family ATPase: MTQQLPEKLNEKLLGDIAELDELGNNGQLPLPAYGSWSASVHQFDKDSINVLKTALAARRPVLLRGEPGTGKSQLAHAAAVALNRLFVYEVVNSHTEGQDLLWKFDAVGRLAEAQTLQAGTSEEARKEALDTKRYISPAVLWWALCWKSASKTYNDSQYQLTSPEKPKGWEQEHGSVILIDEIDKANAELPNSLLEILGNNAIQIPWLDKTIGGKDSVPPLVIITTNEERELPPAFVRRCLVLNLNLPKDDDELITLLKQRGKLHFKQCGDVILQKAAEQLVTDRNLAKEKGVTPPGQAEYLDMLRALTVLGGNDQDKQLEMLEEIKKFVMRKYPVMHDE; encoded by the coding sequence ATGACACAACAATTGCCAGAGAAACTGAACGAAAAGCTACTGGGTGATATTGCCGAACTCGATGAGCTTGGAAACAACGGCCAACTCCCACTGCCCGCTTACGGCTCATGGTCAGCCTCAGTCCACCAATTTGATAAAGACAGTATCAACGTACTAAAAACTGCCTTAGCTGCACGCCGCCCAGTGCTCCTTCGTGGAGAACCTGGAACAGGTAAAAGCCAGTTAGCCCACGCTGCCGCAGTCGCACTAAACCGTCTATTCGTTTACGAAGTAGTCAACTCTCATACCGAAGGACAGGACTTGCTTTGGAAGTTCGATGCAGTAGGGCGCTTGGCAGAAGCACAAACGCTACAGGCAGGTACGAGCGAAGAAGCACGAAAGGAGGCTCTGGATACAAAACGTTATATTTCTCCAGCCGTTCTCTGGTGGGCGCTGTGCTGGAAATCTGCATCAAAAACTTACAACGACAGCCAATACCAGCTAACTAGTCCTGAAAAGCCTAAGGGGTGGGAGCAAGAACACGGCAGCGTAATCCTTATCGATGAAATCGACAAAGCCAATGCTGAACTGCCAAATAGCCTGTTGGAAATTTTGGGAAATAATGCCATCCAGATTCCGTGGTTGGATAAAACCATCGGTGGCAAAGACAGTGTACCGCCATTGGTCATAATCACGACGAATGAAGAGCGAGAGCTACCACCGGCTTTTGTCCGTCGTTGTTTGGTGCTGAATCTCAATCTTCCAAAAGATGATGATGAGTTGATCACTTTGTTAAAACAAAGAGGCAAGCTTCACTTCAAGCAATGTGGCGATGTGATACTGCAAAAAGCAGCAGAGCAATTAGTTACTGACCGTAATTTGGCAAAGGAAAAAGGCGTAACCCCTCCGGGACAAGCGGAGTATCTGGACATGCTACGCGCTTTGACGGTGCTCGGTGGAAATGATCAAGACAAGCAATTAGAAATGCTTGAAGAGATCAAAAAATTTGTTATGCGCAAATATCCGGTGATGCATGACGAATGA
- a CDS encoding formylglycine-generating enzyme family protein, which translates to MTKAYTRRHKAYPDEFPESWASGWGEDEFGLWMAFTYKGTRQQFRWCESGTFLMGSPKDEPERSDNETQYEVIFSKGFWIADTAVTQGLWGAVMGESPSRFKGENRPVDNVSWNDAQEFISKMNHMKPELKLCLPTEAQWEYACRAGSTTPFCWGEQINSELVNFNGTEPYNNGRRSEFRHDTVDVESFYQNDWGLWQMHGNVWEWCQDWYGLYPDKIATDPIGSEVGVDRVLRGGSWFYYGRYCRSACRDNGQPVVRYDNYGFRLARCY; encoded by the coding sequence ATGACAAAAGCTTACACCCGTCGGCACAAAGCCTACCCTGATGAATTTCCCGAAAGCTGGGCCTCAGGCTGGGGTGAGGATGAGTTTGGCCTTTGGATGGCATTTACTTATAAAGGGACGCGGCAGCAATTTCGTTGGTGTGAGTCAGGGACGTTTTTGATGGGTTCTCCGAAGGATGAGCCAGAGCGGAGTGATAATGAAACTCAGTATGAAGTGATTTTTAGTAAAGGCTTTTGGATTGCTGACACTGCTGTTACTCAGGGTCTTTGGGGGGCGGTTATGGGTGAGAGTCCCAGTCGCTTTAAAGGAGAAAACCGCCCAGTAGACAACGTTAGTTGGAATGATGCACAAGAGTTCATCAGTAAAATGAACCATATGAAACCAGAGCTAAAATTATGCCTTCCGACAGAAGCGCAATGGGAATATGCTTGTCGGGCAGGAAGTACTACGCCATTTTGTTGGGGTGAACAGATTAATTCAGAACTCGTCAATTTTAATGGAACAGAGCCTTACAACAACGGCAGAAGAAGTGAATTTCGACATGATACGGTCGATGTCGAGTCGTTTTATCAGAACGACTGGGGATTATGGCAAATGCACGGCAATGTTTGGGAGTGGTGTCAGGATTGGTATGGCCTTTATCCAGATAAAATCGCAACAGACCCTATTGGGTCAGAAGTAGGAGTCGACCGTGTATTGCGCGGTGGCTCGTGGTTCTACTATGGCAGGTACTGCCGTTCTGCTTGCCGCGACAATGGGCAACCTGTTGTTCGCTACGATAACTATGGTTTCCGGCTTGCTCGTTGTTACTAG
- a CDS encoding formylglycine-generating enzyme family protein, whose amino-acid sequence MTNEGQGRNGFSRADLLWGLYTSSVDEQARDELAVSLGFELEKTPAQDSTQESLDRADGRILKNLDQDLIGEETPEQSLPIEESPSKNAAYYRVSNRKINEQQSASDASDIDQLPDWFTQASATILDETKTRIPSCHRVIPLHTELTRWSRLEPFLKKILGANVSGMQVDEQQLVKQVASGKPFDRIPRKQRRSWSTKVRVLIDINEDNFPYRSDFLHLRDKLIQARGTEGLELQYIHDEPGGYVVRYEQCREFIEPWSAPKHTTLLLILSDLGMHSNTRSALYGWLVFGQLLNAQGVRPMVLMPAAERDIDKRLLRYFDCFIWDGSSDLKRVKGGYQAEKDKLDHSESIDDLLSYFFATLRVDAGLLRATRYLFNAFDIGHEVAIWQHRDTVYEGDEWGWQANSRENHQEKALKLFQQLDVKKRAKLVELIGRYHAMLPDELYFEAMHNLMLLEGLDNTGKLSGMVPEVVSQATERYMQDLVKTYAEHPDHGLLDSWVKRHLLRNQAKELRGQYDFWLAFMAFSHLHEERRTGAAESEYPDYLTEDEIAEISRYINHAKTFREYELWQQGEKLVLKSKDGEVTKKTEPEDDWGNHAHAGALLLNMTLDDERIFHVNTDRHGNQKVVSLNLSKIKKGFGFSSAREHQFQIGRELITVDVSTAQQRKEPWMRSVVSVDENGFSVESESREGSIYRWYWHSPNYIKWKSWSEAVLPESSEPKLTSHKVNSTRGVWFFSPRYSGWTPDWAAECYYDEYGVAVEAEIAGITQRFRWIEPTTFQMGSPEYEKGRLSDREVQRQVTLSQGYWLAETTCTQQLWQAVTGDNPSKSKDKANPVEQVSWEDVQNFLQLINQKQPELGLRLPTEAEWENACRAGTETPFYFGVEDELDLNKVNYSGKWNDSNPGSDSAGKILPVKSYPANQWGLYEMHGNVVEWCEDWYGEYPEGSVIDPQGRESEGLRVLRGGSWIDLGRFCRSAYRRYRHPNHRDYSIGFRLARDHGQSPVRSIRMGQQKIGSLATGRMK is encoded by the coding sequence ATGACGAATGAGGGGCAGGGCCGGAATGGATTCAGTCGGGCTGATTTGTTGTGGGGATTATATACCTCGTCGGTAGATGAACAGGCCCGCGATGAGTTGGCGGTATCTTTAGGTTTTGAGCTTGAAAAGACGCCCGCTCAAGACAGTACGCAAGAATCCCTCGATAGGGCTGATGGCCGCATACTGAAAAATCTAGATCAAGATCTTATTGGTGAAGAGACTCCTGAACAGAGTCTGCCAATAGAAGAAAGCCCGTCAAAAAACGCCGCCTATTATCGTGTCAGTAATCGAAAAATAAACGAACAACAATCGGCTTCTGATGCGAGTGACATTGACCAATTGCCTGATTGGTTTACACAAGCAAGCGCCACTATCTTGGATGAAACCAAAACACGGATTCCATCTTGTCATCGCGTCATACCACTCCACACTGAATTAACCCGCTGGTCACGCCTCGAACCATTTCTCAAAAAGATACTAGGTGCCAATGTTTCAGGTATGCAGGTAGATGAGCAACAGTTAGTTAAGCAGGTTGCCAGTGGTAAACCTTTTGATCGGATACCCCGTAAACAGCGACGTAGCTGGTCTACAAAAGTTAGGGTGCTGATTGATATTAACGAAGACAACTTTCCCTATCGCAGCGATTTCCTCCATTTACGTGACAAGCTTATACAGGCACGAGGCACAGAAGGGTTAGAACTCCAGTACATCCATGATGAGCCCGGTGGTTATGTTGTCCGTTATGAGCAATGCCGTGAATTTATCGAGCCTTGGTCAGCTCCTAAACACACAACCCTTCTTCTTATTCTGAGTGACTTGGGGATGCACTCAAACACACGGAGCGCCCTCTATGGTTGGTTGGTCTTTGGGCAGTTGTTAAACGCTCAGGGTGTGCGCCCGATGGTACTGATGCCCGCGGCAGAGCGCGACATAGATAAACGTTTATTGCGCTATTTTGATTGTTTTATCTGGGATGGTAGTAGTGACCTAAAGCGCGTGAAGGGGGGTTATCAGGCAGAAAAAGATAAGCTTGATCATTCAGAAAGTATTGATGATTTACTCAGTTATTTCTTTGCAACGCTTCGGGTTGATGCTGGCCTGCTACGGGCAACGCGTTACCTGTTTAACGCATTTGATATCGGGCATGAGGTGGCCATTTGGCAGCACCGCGATACGGTTTATGAGGGAGATGAGTGGGGTTGGCAGGCGAATAGCAGAGAAAATCATCAGGAAAAAGCACTCAAACTGTTCCAACAATTGGATGTTAAAAAACGGGCAAAGCTTGTCGAGCTAATTGGACGCTATCATGCGATGTTGCCAGATGAGTTGTACTTTGAAGCCATGCACAATCTGATGTTATTGGAAGGATTGGATAACACTGGAAAACTATCAGGCATGGTGCCTGAAGTTGTCAGTCAAGCAACCGAACGCTATATGCAAGACTTAGTAAAAACCTACGCTGAGCATCCTGATCATGGCTTGCTGGATAGCTGGGTGAAGCGCCATCTGTTACGAAACCAAGCTAAGGAATTACGTGGGCAATACGATTTTTGGTTAGCGTTTATGGCGTTCTCTCATTTGCATGAGGAGCGGCGAACAGGTGCAGCGGAAAGTGAGTACCCGGATTATTTAACGGAAGACGAAATTGCAGAGATCAGCCGTTATATCAATCATGCAAAAACCTTCCGTGAATATGAGTTATGGCAACAAGGAGAGAAGCTGGTATTAAAATCAAAGGATGGTGAGGTAACGAAAAAAACAGAACCCGAAGATGATTGGGGCAATCATGCTCACGCTGGTGCTTTGCTGCTCAATATGACTCTGGATGATGAGCGGATATTTCATGTGAATACAGATCGGCATGGGAATCAGAAAGTGGTTAGCCTGAATCTGAGTAAAATTAAAAAAGGGTTTGGTTTTAGTAGTGCTAGAGAGCATCAGTTTCAGATTGGCAGAGAACTAATCACCGTGGATGTTAGTACCGCACAACAACGAAAAGAGCCTTGGATGCGCTCAGTGGTTAGCGTTGATGAAAATGGCTTTTCTGTTGAGTCTGAGTCTCGTGAAGGGAGTATTTACCGTTGGTATTGGCATTCGCCGAACTATATTAAGTGGAAGAGTTGGTCCGAGGCTGTATTGCCCGAGTCATCGGAGCCAAAGTTGACCTCTCATAAGGTTAATAGCACTCGTGGAGTCTGGTTTTTTTCACCTAGGTACTCCGGTTGGACTCCAGATTGGGCTGCTGAGTGTTATTACGATGAGTATGGGGTTGCAGTAGAAGCCGAAATCGCTGGAATTACCCAACGCTTCCGTTGGATAGAGCCGACCACCTTCCAAATGGGGTCTCCTGAATATGAGAAAGGGCGATTATCAGATCGTGAAGTTCAACGCCAAGTCACCCTGAGCCAAGGTTATTGGCTTGCCGAAACTACTTGTACTCAACAACTCTGGCAGGCTGTTACTGGTGATAATCCCAGCAAATCCAAAGATAAAGCCAATCCCGTAGAGCAAGTCAGTTGGGAGGATGTTCAAAACTTTCTCCAACTTATTAACCAGAAGCAGCCAGAGCTAGGCTTACGCTTACCCACCGAAGCCGAATGGGAAAATGCCTGTCGTGCAGGCACAGAAACACCTTTCTATTTTGGTGTTGAGGATGAATTGGATCTAAATAAAGTTAACTATTCGGGTAAGTGGAATGATTCCAACCCTGGATCTGATTCCGCCGGAAAAATACTTCCGGTTAAAAGTTATCCTGCCAACCAATGGGGGTTATACGAGATGCACGGTAATGTTGTCGAATGGTGCGAAGATTGGTATGGCGAGTATCCGGAGGGTTCTGTAATTGACCCGCAAGGGCGGGAGTCAGAAGGTCTCCGTGTGCTGCGGGGCGGCTCGTGGATCGACTTAGGCAGGTTCTGTCGTTCCGCGTATCGTCGCTATCGCCATCCTAATCATCGCGACTATAGCATTGGCTTTCGGCTTGCCCGAGATCATGGTCAATCGCCGGTCCGCTCTATCCGGATGGGACAACAGAAGATCGGCAGTCTTGCGACTGGGAGAATGAAATGA
- a CDS encoding SulP family inorganic anion transporter: protein MKTIAANDRQPATSQAHLDTKSAGGSRVMDSLCNSVTLSLIEAPWWIAMLTLVFSGPLANYLGQASIYLIAGAVVSMTIVSFFSSWKGVIWIPQDVPTAIIVLITGKMLSDMPDTISMDSQFATVIIAIGSVQWSLIFAQMPHMLILVAASVVSMLLNNSGFELYVGGKFDHDKDLRTTGIANLLAGLVGGWPGYMSPAWSSLNTKQGRQLPFTGILVAVLSGLILWCASDFLAYIPRFVIGSAVAYVGVCFLFDWVIRPAKRLSWGEFAGLVGFGV from the coding sequence ATGAAAACCATCGCAGCCAATGACAGACAGCCTGCCACTAGCCAAGCGCACTTGGATACTAAATCTGCAGGTGGTTCGCGCGTGATGGACTCACTCTGCAACAGCGTCACCCTTAGCCTGATAGAAGCGCCTTGGTGGATTGCAATGCTAACGCTGGTCTTCTCCGGCCCACTGGCCAACTACCTCGGCCAAGCCTCCATTTACCTGATTGCCGGCGCCGTCGTGTCGATGACAATTGTTAGCTTTTTTAGCTCATGGAAAGGCGTGATCTGGATTCCTCAGGACGTACCGACCGCCATCATTGTGTTAATCACCGGCAAAATGCTCAGCGACATGCCAGACACCATCAGCATGGACAGCCAATTCGCCACCGTAATCATCGCCATCGGCAGCGTGCAATGGTCGCTGATCTTCGCGCAGATGCCTCACATGCTGATATTAGTCGCGGCATCGGTGGTCTCTATGCTGCTCAATAACAGCGGATTTGAACTGTATGTAGGTGGCAAGTTTGACCATGATAAAGATTTGCGCACGACCGGTATTGCTAATTTATTGGCAGGATTGGTCGGCGGCTGGCCTGGCTATATGTCTCCGGCCTGGTCATCGCTGAACACGAAACAAGGCCGCCAGCTGCCATTCACGGGGATTCTTGTGGCGGTGTTGAGTGGGCTGATTTTATGGTGTGCTTCGGACTTTCTGGCGTATATACCACGCTTTGTGATTGGCTCGGCAGTGGCTTATGTGGGGGTGTGTTTTTTGTTTGATTGGGTGATTAGGCCTGCTAAGCGCTTGTCTTGGGGTGAGTTTGCGGGGTTGGTTGGGTTTGGGGTTTGA